In Mytilus trossulus isolate FHL-02 chromosome 6, PNRI_Mtr1.1.1.hap1, whole genome shotgun sequence, a single window of DNA contains:
- the LOC134720977 gene encoding uncharacterized protein LOC134720977 produces the protein MFSSSTNQSTKRKPTTEIDDSSDPSDNSALFNRNEKRFRALEWKREELGDIGVYFSENPILLSDLLDKLKSQKGTRVSMPGFMKHLIEFTKEVLPFSLNDINWNKDISICFDREREAMEQIQEVQRNLVDFADRTESEIPFSVDKLAKRLLRRWFEDTFDFLVEVKEMLQKLNNPNLSHGVSKEDTTILKDSAFTHLFMKFTEIFFLKPEVGENKKTVLKIRNKIVGCVSDTAFYEHDGERHRARLLTMLTELKSDALKKRVDEDEGSNLPWIERYLESYGIGQIGIQLVSECWNSTFCPNTLGIICMKTKIMFVYLEMNPEQYEALTKNKDLKGKTSCIQYSKPYDIMKKEDRDQLIDILFWLGCVQKNNCHSYYMM, from the exons ATGTTTTCGAGCTCGACAAATCAATCTACCAAAAGAAAACCAACGACAGAAATAGATGACTCTTCGGACCCATCAGACAACAGTGCATTATTTAATCGGAATGAAAAAAGGTTTCGAGCGTTGGAATGGAAAAGAGAAGAGTTGGGAGACATTGGAGTGTATTTTTCCGAAAATCCAATTCTTTTATCAGATTTGttagataaattaaaatcacaaaagggGACAAGAGTTTCCATGCCAGGTTTTATGAAACATCTCATTGAGTTTACGAAGGAAGTGTTACCTTTCTCTTTGAATGACATTAATTGGAATAAAGATATCAGTATTTGTTTTGACCGAGAAAGAGAAGCAATGGAACAGATTCAGGAAGTACAAAGGAATTTGGTCGATTTTGCAGACAGAACAGAGAGTGAAATCCCTTTTTCAGTTGATAAGCTTGCTAAAAG ATTATTGCGCCGATGGTTTGAGGACACATTTGACTTTCTTGTTGAGGTAAAAGAAATGCTACAGAAATTGAATAATCCAAATCTAAGTCATGGAGTTTCTAAGGAGGACACAACAATTTTAAAGGATTCTGCATTTACACACTTGTTCATGAAATTTACTGAAATTTTCTTCCTGAAACCAGA GGTTGGTGAAAACAAGAAAACAGTTTTGAAGATCAGAAATAAGATAGTTGGATGTGTTTCTGATACTGCTTTCTATGAACATGATGGTGAAAGACACAGGGCTCGTCTACTTACAATGTTGACTGAG ctTAAAAGTGATGCCCTGAAGAAGAGAGTAGATGAAGATGAAGGTTCGAATCTACCTTGGATAGAGAGATATTTGGAATCTTATGGAATAGGACAAATAGGAATACAACTTGTTTCTGAATGCTGGAACTCTACATTTTGTCCAAACACATTAGGAATAATTTGTATGAAAACAAAG attatgTTTGTGTACTTGGAGATGAATCCTGAACAGTATGAAgcattgacaaaaaacaaagatCTAAAAGGGAAGACATCTTGTATCCAGTATTCTAAACCTTATGACATAATGAAAAAAGAGGACAGAGACCAGCTAATAGACATATTGTTTTGGTTAGGATGtgttcaaaaaaataattgtcataGTTATTATATGATGTAA